The DNA region TGTAGTTTATCCCGACTCGAACTTTACAGTTCAAATGAAGCTTAAAAATATTGGAAATGCGCCTGCAAAGCATGTTAAGATTGATGTCTTGGTGGAGAAGCCCGGTGAAGAGCAGCCATCAACTTTTGGTTCCTATGGCCAACCAATGCCATCCGAGGCACCAAAAATCTATCCCGTAGAAAAGCAGAGCACTCTCTACTTCAATGAGATAAGCAACACATCAGAAGGAGTGGTTTATTTTAAGATTGAGGACGTTTCAAGAGGAATTTATCCCCTCTATGTTGTGATAAGTTATGAAGACGAAAACGGCATAGCATATAAGGAAGAAATGACTTTTGGGGTTGAAGTGGGAGCTTATCCCCTCTTAACGACGTACATAGGCAACGTATGGGAGAGCGGTGGGAAGTACAACTTTGAGGTTTATGTCGTCAATGAAGGAAAAGATATTGCGAGGAGTGTTGTTTTAGAGGTTAGCTCTAACGATTTAGAGCTCTTCCCAGTTGGACAGCGCTATGTGGGCAGCATAAGCGGAAGGGACTACGACAGTGTGACTTATCAAATTTTGAACTCAACTCTTCCTAGGGGAGAATACAGGATTCATGCAAAGGTCTACTATAAAGACGAAAAGGGACAAGAGAAGAGCTTTGAGGAGGACTTAACCTTAAGAATTCCCGAAAACTTGATAGAGCAGAAAACAAGGCCTCTTTGGGAGTATGTGCTTGGAGGGGCGCTGATGTTATTTGTAATAATCCTCTTATGGAGGAGAGGAAGTGATTGATGAACTCCTTAAAATCGCTGTCAGGAACTTAACGAGGCGCAAAGTGAGGACTTTCTTCACCATGTTAGGCATTATTATTGCTGTTGGCTCGATAACGGCTCTAGTATCTATAACCGAAGGTTCGAAAGAGGCTGTTCAGGGAGAGCTCGAGAGGACGAGCAACGTTTTAATGGTAATTCCCGGCGCGGGTCTTTCGATAATAAAAGTGGCAACGAGCTCAATGGACGAGAGTATAGTCCATAAGATTGAGAAAATAAATCATGTTAAAGCTGTAAATCCTATCCTCTATAAGATATCGAGCTTCCACTATGAGGATTACATAGCAGAGACCTCAATAATGGGGGTTGACCCAAAGAGGGCTGCGAAGTATTATGAGTTAGTAGGCTTCCAAATGGAGAGGGGAGTTTTTCTTAAGAAGGAAGACCACTACAAAGCGGTTTTAGGATATTTAATTGCTCATGGAAAGTTCATTGGTGCGAATGGAAAAGTTGTAAACTGGGACATAAGGCCCGGCGAAAAGATATATCTCTATGATGATGAGGGGAATGTGTGGGAGTTCAAGGTGGTCGGCAACTTTAAAGAGAGCGGACAGTCCTTTTTAGCGGGATTTGTGGACATGATGGTTGCTATTCCCCTCGATACAGCCCAAGAAATCTTTGGTGACGAAGGGAAGGTGAGCATGGTTGAAGTCTACGTTGATGACATATACTTTGTTGATGAGGTTAGGAAGGAAATTGAGAAGGAGATAGGAGGAGTAACCGTAATCTCGGCAAAGCAGAGCGTTGAAATGGTTCTTTACATTCAAAAAATAATGCACAACCTTTTGATTGGCATTGGAAGTATAGCTCTCTTTGTTGGGGCTTTGGGAGTTATGAACACCCTTTTAACCTCTGTCATGGAAAGAACGAGGGAAATTGGTACTTACAGGGCAATAGGTGCTAGGAAGAGCTTTATCCTGAAGATGATACTCATTGAAGGCCTCATCCTGACCACGGTGGGAGGAATTTTGGGGTTTGCCTTTGGAATTGGCGCAGCAAATTTAGTGGTTTGGGTGTTTGAGCAGAGGGGCCAGCTTCTCCCTTCTCCTATAATAGACTTAAACGTGATTTTGTTTGCCATGGCAGTGACCTTTGGAATTGGGCTTCTCTCAAGCGTCTATCCCGCTAAGAAAGCGGCAGATTTAAGCCCAGTGGAAGCTTTGAGGTATATAGAGTAGGGCTAAAAGAGTTTAAAAGTCGGAAAACAAAAATTGGGAAGAGAAATCAAACCTTCTCAACGCCTATCTTTGCCTTAACATCGTCCCAATCGACAATGTAGCCTTTAACATCGCTCGTAAACTCGAGCTCTACTGCTCTAGTTTCTCTCTTAATGTAATCGAGCATCTCCTCCAAGAGCTCCTTGTTCTCATCTGTGGTGTCTATGTAAACCTTTATGCGGTCGTTGACATCCAAGTCCATCTGCTTCCTCATCTCTTGTATTCTCCTTACGAATTCCCTAGCCAAACCTTCGGCCATTAGTTCTCTTGTTAGTGTCTTGTCAACGAAGACCTTGCCGTGGTCGAACTCCTCTGCAACGAGGAAGTCTGGGAGTTCCTCTTCTATTGTTATGTGCTCCCTCTCTATGGTGAACTCTTTTCCTTCGATTTCGACTTTGAGCTTCTCCTTCATGAGCTTCTCATAGAGCTCTCCTGCATCTTGGCTCATTATCCACTTTGCGACGAGCTTTGCATCTCCTTTGAAGTGCGGGCCGAGCTTAGCGTAGTTCGGCTTGACTATTATTGCCCTCTCCACTTTAGCAACTTTGACCTCTTTTGCGTTTAATTGATCTCTCAAAAGCCTGTTGAGCCTCTCAACTGCTTTCTTACTCATCTCGTCTTCGGTCTCTATTATTATTTGCCTAACTGGATATCTAAGCTTTATCCTTGCTTTTTGCCTTGCTGAAGCTCCTGCTTCGACTATCTTCCTTATTATGCTCATCTCCTTCTCAAGATCCTCGTCGACCCATTTCTCGTCCTTAGCTGGCCAGTCTTCGAGGTGAACGCTCTCTTTTCCGCTGAACGGCCTTATGAGGTTTTGATATATCTCCTCAGCTATGTATGGTGTAAACGGCGCCATTAATCTAAGCAGTACATCGAAGACCTTCCAGAGAGTCCAATACGCGGCCAGTTTATCTGGGTCGTCCTTCTCCACCCAGAGTCTCTTCCTTATGAGCCTTACATACCACCTGCTGAGGTCCTCTACCACGAACTCATATATTCCTCTGGTAGCCTTTATGAGGTAGAAGTTCTCTATGCCCTCGCTAACCGTGTCTATTAAGCTGTTTACCTTTGAGAGTATCCACTTGTCTTCCTCCCTGAATGGAAGCTCTTCTACGTTGAGCTTAGTTGGGTCAAAGCCGTCGAGGCTCATATAAGTTGAGCTCAGTATGTAGACGTTCCAAAGTATGTTGAGCATTCTCTTAACCTGGCCCAAGCCGGTCCAGCTGAACCTCAAGTCCTCCCAAGGAACGTTTGCCCACAGCATGTAGAACCTAAATGGATCTCTTCCTTCCTTTTGGACGACTTCTTCTGGCTTTATGATGTTGCCCAAGCTCTTGCTCATCTTATCTCCTTTCTCATCAAGGACGTAGCCGTGCATTGCGACTTTCTTGTACGGCACAGTGTCGAAAGCTATTACACTTGCTGCTTGTTGGGAGTAGAACCACTTTGTAACTTGGTCTTGACCCTCAACTATAAACTCTGCTGGCCAGAGCTTTTCAAACAGCTCTTTGTTCCTTGGGTAGCCTAAGGAGGCCCATGAGGCAATTCCAGAGTCGAACCACACATCGAGAACGTCCTTGACACGTTTCATGTCTCCTCCACATTTTGGACACTTCAAAACAACTGTGTCGACCCAAGGCTTGTGCAGGTCAACTTCTTCAAAGCTCTTCTCTATTGGCTCTTTGCTCATCTCTTTAAGCTCCTCAAACGAGCCAACGACGTGTGTGTGTCCGCACTCCTCGCACACCCAGAACGGCAGGGGTATTCCCCAGTACCTCTGTCTTGATATACACCAATCTCCTGAGTTCATTACACCGTTATCGTAGCGCACTTTAACCCAATCCGGATACCAAGTGACCTTTTCGTCGTTTTCCTTTAATATCTGCTCTTTGACCTTGCTGACCTTAAGGAACCACTGATCTGTGGCTCTAAATATTAGTGGAGTCTTACAGCGCCAGCAGTGTGGATATTTGTGCTCTATAGTGCCGGCTTTAACGAGAATGCCCTTCTCTTTGAGGTACTCTATTATCTCTGGGTCTGCGTCTTTTACGAAGACTCCCTTCCACTTGCCTTCTACGTATCTTCCTTCGTCGTCTAATGGTGAGTAAGCTGGCAATCCGTATTCCCTTCCTATTTCAAAGTCCTCCTCACCATGACCTGGAGCTGTATGAACAAGCCCTGTACCGTCGCCTAAAGTAACGTGCTCGCCCAGTATGACGCGGTGGGTCCATTCATATTTCTCTCTAAACTCCTTCTGTCTTGGGTATTCATCTAAGAATGGGTGAACGTATCTAAGGCCTTCGAGTTCTTCTCCCTTGAACTCCTCGACTACTTCGCCTTTAACACCGGTCTCATTTAAAACACGTTCAACTAAGGCTTTGGCTATTATCCAATATTCTTCTTTACCTTCAAGCTCGACCTTAACCTTAGCGTAGTCATACTCCGCATGGACCGCTACCGCCAAATTAGCCGGCAAAGTCCAAGGCGTCGTAGTCCAAACGAGGAGGTATTCATTTTCTTTATCCTCGAGCCTGAACTTGACGTATACGCTCGGATCTTCTCTTATCTTGTATTCTCCCCTAACTTCGTGCTCGGCCAGAGCTGTTTCACACCTTGGACACCAGTGGAGAACCCTTTGGTCCTTTTCCAAAAGCTCCTTTTCCCACGCTCTCTTAAGCGTCCACCAAGCTGCTTCTATATATTCGTTCTTTATCGTCATGTAAGGATTATCCCAGTCCATCCATACGCCGAGCAGTTTGAACTGCTCTGTCATGACCTTGAGGTTCTTGAGAGCAAACTCTTTACACTTCTTTATGAACTCATCAACGCCTATCTTCTCCTCTATGTCCTTCTTTATCTTCAAGCCCAAAGCCTGCTCGACTTTAACCTCTATTGGAAGACCGTGCATGTCGAAGCCGGGCTGTCTCCTCACGTTGTAGCCCTGCATGGTCCTAAACCTTATCACCATATCCTTTATTATCTTGTTCCAAGCTGTTCCAAGATGTATGGCACCGCTAACATAAGGTGGTCCGTCTAAAAAGTAGTAGCTTGGAGCGTTCTCTCTAGACTTTTTAACCTTGTTATAGGTGTCGTTCTCTTTCCAAAACTTCTCTATTTTGTCCTCTAGCACTTGAGGATTATACTCCCTCATCTCTGGCTCTTTTATCATGCCAAAAACCTCCTAGAGTTTATAGAATAGACTAAGTCATTAGAAGGGCCCGAGGAATCATGGGCAAAATGCAAAGCGTAGGATAAAACGATCCCCCCTCATGGGCATCGGTCAAAATTGTAGAACTTTGTTTATAAGCTTTTTGGCAAACTTCACGAAGACAAAGAATAGTTGATGCAGTGATTAGAAACTTGGGGATAACAAGAGCTTTAGTTTGTTCTATCACATTTAGCCAAACAAGGAAAGAGAAAGCAGAAACCCTCAACCTCTCAATTACTCGCCCTTCTTCTTGCTCCCGTTTCTTATGGCTTGCATAACATAATCTATGAACTTTCTAACTTCTTCGAGCTCATCTTCAGGAAGATCTGCAATTTTGAAGTTGTTCTTCTTATAGGAGAGCCTCTTTAGGAGCAAAAGCCTTCCGATAGCGGTCTTTGTGGTTATTTTTCCATCTTTCCAATCACGCCAAATAGCGTTTGCAATTCCATAAAACTCTGGAATGCTATCCAAACCCGGGTCGTCCACATCTATAACTTCCTTTCCAAGATACTTGTAGCGCCTCTCTTTCTCCTCCTCCGTAAAATTCATCCCCCTCTCGTGAGGGTACTCCAGCACCATTTTCCTCACCAAAAGTTATTTTTATCTTCAGCGCTTATAAGCCTTAGGGTTAAACTTATAAAGCCCCGTTAAGACCATCGTCTAAACATTAATACTTTGGTGAAAGGTATGAATGCCCTCCTCTACCTCCTAATTTCATTTGCAGCTGTTATAGTTTTAATACGGCTTAAGGTCAATGTAGGTGTTTCTATTTTTATGGGCTCAATTATTTTGGGCTTTCTCTTTGGATTGGATCCTAGGGATATGGTAAATGCCTTATACGCCTCTGCAACTGCTTGGGAGACAATTAGGCTAATACTGATAATATCCTTCATAATGGCCCTCACATCAATCTTTGCTCAAATTGGCTACCTCAAGGACATGGAAAAGGCAGTTAAAGAGCTCTTTCCAAGCCCTAAGTACTCCTTGGCTATGCTCCCGGCTTTGATAGGGCTAATGCCAATGCCTGCTGGTGCATTAGTCTCGGCCCCAATGATAGAGGAGGTCGCCAACAAGCTTAGCCTAAAGCCCGAGGAAAAAACGCTCGTAAACTACTGGTTTAGGCACGTTTGGGAGCACTCTTGGCCAATGTATCAGGCTATAATTATAGCATCGGCTATCACAGGTGTTGCCGTGAGAGAGTTCAGCCTAAAGATGTTTCCCCTAACGCTCATTATGATAGCAGTTGGCTACGCTCTAATACTCCGTCCAATAAATGCTGAAAAAGCTATTGCAAGGGATAGAAAAGAAGGAGCAAAGCTCTTCCTAAAGGCAACGTACCCAATCTTTGTGATAATCTTCGTCTCCATAGTTTTGGGATACGATATGGTTTATGGCGCTTTTACGGGGCTTCTTTCTGCATTAATACCCTATTTCAAGCGGCTTAATAAGTGGGAAATAGCTAAGCACGCTCTCCAGCCCAAGATAGTTTTTCTGCTCTTTGCGGTAATGTATTTCAAATATCTCATCGAGCTTACTGGTGCTGTTGAGGCCCTTCCAAAGCTTATCTTAGAGCTGAATCTTCCAGTGGTGCTTGTAATAACTATAACGCCATTTTTGGTGGGATTAATGACTGGTATAAGCTTCGCCTACGTCGGAATGACGTTCCCTCTCTTAGTGCCGTTCTTTACAGGCTTTGATAAAATCGCCTTGGCTTACTTAAGCGGTTATATGGGAATGCTCTTCAGCCCGGTGCATCTCTGCTTAGTCTTTTCCTCTGAGTACTACAAAGCGGAGCTTGAAATGGCTTATAAGAGACTACTAATTCCCGCGTTGGCTCTATTTCTCATTGGTCTTAGCTACATCTTCCTTCTTTAGTGTATCTCCCATGCAAAAGAGCTTCCTTTTTAAGACTTCAAACCTCTTTTTTCCAATCCCCGGGACTTTTAAAAGCTCCTCCATACTCTCATACGGCCTGCTTATCATTATACGCCATGCCAATATTCTTCCGATTCCATGGAGGCTCCTTAAGTCATCTTCGCTCACTATATTTATCTCCCTCTTAAGCCGTTCCCATATTGGGTCTCCACTAAAAAGCTCTATTTCATCTTTTAGGGCCTTTTTGTGAGCTTCTTCAACACTCAGTCCTTCTGCACGGTGCTTTATCTCCTGAAGCTCATGAAAGAGGATATACCTCTCGTACTCTCTAAAGCGCTCAGATATCCAGATTTCGTTTAGTGGTATTCCAAGCTTATCTGCAGCAGGGGGATAAATGAGTTTTCCATCATAAATCACGCGGTAACAGGCGTTGTAGTCTTTAATAACCTCGTGGGGCACATAAACTATCTTATAACCAAGTCTCTCGGCTTCCGCTCTCGGATTCATAGATGACCCCCTTACTTATTTCGTGGTGAAAGTTTTAAACCCTGTGTCTGAGCTTTAAATGGTGGTGAAATGAGGATAGCTGTGGGCTCAACTAATCCAACGAAGGTTAAAGCTGTGGAGGAAGTAATGAGGGAGTTTTACGATGATGTGGAAGTCATTCCCTTAGAAGTGGACAGTGGAGTTGGAGATCAGCCAATTGGGATAGAAAAGACTGTAAAAGGTGCTATAAACAGGGCTAAAGAAGCTTTGAAGAAAGCTGATGCCGATTTGGGAGTGGGTATTGAAGCAGGCCTCTATGAGGTTCCCCATACGATTACGGGCTATATGGATGTGCAGTTCTGCGCTATTATAGATAAGAGAGGTAAGATAACCATTGGACACGGTCCAGGTTTTGAATATCCTCCATACGTTGTGGAGAAGGTTTTGAGGGATAACGTTGAAGTAGCAATCCCCATGGCAGAGCTCAGCGGCGATAAGAACATTAAGAAGACTACCGGCGCCATAGGTTTTTTAACTAGAGGAAGGTTATTAAGAAAGGAGCTCAACAAATTGGCTGTACTTATGGCTATGATACCTAGAATAAATAAGGGGCTGTACGGTGATGATTGAACTCCGGAAAAGCTGACTTGTGATGAAGCTCAGCCCGGATGAACCGAAGTTGTTATAAATTTTAGGTATAAACTATTATAGTATGGCAAGTGGTTTGAATCCGTTGATATTAAATGTGGGTAGAGGCTTGAGCCTTTCAATAAAACTCATAGCTTCTATACTCCTCTTTCATGTTTACCGTAGACACCAAAGGAGGTCTGCTTTATATTTGTCTATAGCTTGGGTTAGTGCTGCAGTATCCATATTTTTTGATATTCTCCAACTAGACGAGCTAAATGCTTTTTTTGAGGCCTTTTTTGCCACCCTGCTCTTTTATGGTGTTCTAAAAGCTCTTGAAGAGGAAGGAATTATCGCTATCTTTGAGGAGCTTTTGGTTGTGTCGGGCACTCCTCTCATCTTAACAGCATATCTTCTTGTTTTGAATATATTCGTAGGTTTTGATGGATGGATGTTCGCTGTGGGTCTTCCTTATGCTATCTCCGGACTTTTCATATTCTTCTCGGGTGTTAACGTTATCCGTCTAGTGCCCTTTTATGCAAGAAGAGCGAAGTTCTTTGCAGTTTCCCTGATTCTTTACGGCCTTCACGAGATGGACTATCCTATTTTAAGGCCTGTCGAGTGGTTTGCTCCAATAGGATTTTCCCTTGGTGCTCTTTTCACAATTTTAAGTGCTTTTGCAGTTCTCAGTTTAATCTTTACCGAAGAATTCCGTAGCCTAAAAAGGACAAGAGGCAAAGTCGAAGTTGAGTTGAAACGGGGAGTTATGGTAATTACTCCAAAGGAGTACAATGAACTGAAAGAAAAGCTAAAAGAGGCTCCTGTTCTTGCTTTCATTAGAGATATTAAGAATGTTCCTAAGGAGTGGGACGTCTACTTTGTAACAACTGCTAAGGGGGATTTGAAAACGGTGTCTCCTACAAGCTTGGCAAAAATCGTTGAACTGGTTCATGGCTATCTAAGAGAGGCCTCAAAGAGAGGAATAGGTAGCGTGGTGCTCTTGGATTGCCTTGAGTATTTGCTAACCTACAACGATTTCAATGCACTTGCGAAGTTCCTAAGCGGATTAAAAGATTTCTCTATGTTGTATGGAGGCACAATTATATTGGTCACCGATCCAAGCGCATGGGATGAAAGAGAGTGGATGATGCTAAAGAGGCTCTTGGGATAAATTCCTTTGATATTAAATCGAATGCTAAAATTTATATTTGATTGGAAGTTATGAGTTCTGATGCGTTATGAGCCTAGATAACATCATAGCAAAACTGGCCTCAATTGGAGCAGATTTGAGTACTAGGAACGCTGTAAGGATGGCACTGTCATTAGTGAGCGAGGATGAGGATCTTACAGATCAAATTTACGTTGCCATTAAAAATAAGGCATATAAGGAGGACTTCTCGAGAGTTCCCGTTGAAAAAAGGGCTGTTTTCATACCCCAATGTCTCAGGAATGTGAAGGAATGTCCAGCGGAGTTTGGAAAATATGGCTGGGAGTGCACTAAGTGTGGGAAGTGTGCCATTGGAGATATAATTGAGTATGGCGAAAAGTTAGGCTACAAGCAGTTCTACATCACACCCGGAGGGAGCTTGGTTAAGAAAGTGCTCAAGGAGAAGGTGCCTAGGGGGGAAATAAAAGCCGCTTTGGGTATAGCTTGCTGGCCAGAACTTGCGGAGGCTAACGAGAAGCTTTCTATTTTAAAGATTCCACTTCAAGCAGTTCCGCTCTTGAGAGCAGGATGCATAAACACTATAGTTGACTTGGAGCAGGTCAAGGAGGCTATGAGACTGGGGTTGGGAGAAGAAGCTTCAAATGTTGGAGTAAGTGCAAACATGAGTCCTACTCCGACTCCTTAGTCTCTGTCATTTCTTATCTCGTTCCAAATGGCACTCAGAATGAGTAGGGCACCCAAATAGCCCTTTGCACTTAAGATTTCTTTTATTGTTATGAACGCAGAGATGTGTCCAAATATTGGTTCGGAGGAATAAATCAGCGCCGCCTTATGGGCTTTAGTTTCTCTTTGATACTTCACTTGGAGTGTAAACGCTATTACAGTTGCGAAAATTCCTGTGTAGAGTATCCCTAACCAGGGCTCCCAGGTTTTTGGGAAAGCTATGCCTTCGAGAATGCTTGCATAGGAGAGGGAGAATAGAAAGTTCCAGAATATCTGCCAAAAGGCTAGGCTTAGATAATCCTTCTCCCCGAACTTTTGCACTAGAACGATTTGGAAAGCAAATGATATGGCACATAAAACAGTTAGCAAATCTCCCCTGTTGAAATTTAAGCTGGCTCCCGAGATTAGGTATAACCCAAGCACAGCTGTTCCAAGAGAGAGGAAATCCCTCAGCTTGAGCTTGTCATGGAGTAGGAAGTAGGCTATGAAAGGTGTAAATACAACATAAAGAGAGGTTATGAAAGCTGAGTTGGAGGCGCTAGTGTATTTGAGACCCACTATCTGGAAGCCGTGGCCGAAAAACAGCGTAACTCCTAAAACCAGGCCTTCGTAGAATGTCTCCTTTTTGAGAACCTTGCTCCTAAAGAGTATGAGCATCAGGAGGGAGGCGATACCGAATCTATATGCTAAAAAGAGTATCGGCGAGATGTAGTTTAAGCTAACTTTCATAGCCGGAAATGTAAAGCCCCAAATCGCTGTTATGCCGAGGAGTATAAGCTCAGCTTTTTTCATGATATTCCCTCTATTTGTAGCTGTCTTAAAATCTCAATCTAAGCGTTTCATTTTTCATAAATGTTATATAAACCATTCGCCAAGATACCTCCGGTGCTTGTCATGGGAGAGGGAGTTGAAAGAGTGTGGATACTAATAAGCCCTGATAAGTGCAGCGGTTGCAGGCTGTGCGAAATAGCATGCTCCTTAGAGCACGAGGGGGTAATATGGCCTGAGGCATCACGCATAAGGATTTTTGAGCTCTTACCGGGTATAAACGTTCCTCACACCTGCGTCCAGTGTCCAGACTATCCGTGTGTTGAATCTTGCCCAACTAACGCTTTAAGTGTCGACGAAAGCACTGGAGCTGTTTTGGTAAATGAGGAGAAATGCATAGAGTGCGGTGCTTGTGTAAACGCCTGCCCTGGCAGTATTCCAAGGATTCCCCTAGGAAAAGGCAGTGTTGTAATATGCGACCTCTGCGGAGGAAGTCCAAAGTGCGTTGAAGTTTGTCATGAGGCAGGGCATGATGCTCTAAAGCTCGTTAAGGGCAACTATCGCTCAATTTACAGAACTTTTGCAAAAGACCCTCTTGAGAAGTCTGAAGACTTAACGAAGAAAGTTTTTGGTGGAGAGTTTTAGGTGATTAAAATGTTCGGATACACGGGGAAGCTCATAGATGTTGATTTGAGTAAAGAGAAAGTAAATGTTGTTGAGATTGAGGAGGAAGCTCTTAAGAAGTTCTATGGTGGCCGGGGACTAGGGGTCTACCTGCTCTGGAAGGAGCTTGGCAAAAATTGGGAGGATATTGACCCACTCGGCGAAGAGAATATCCTATTAATTCTCACAGGCCCACTGACGGGTTATTATCCGGGCATAAAGACAGCTGTCCTCTCAAAGTCTCCTGAGAGCAATGGTGTGGTAGGGAGTGTTTTAAGCAGCGAAGTAGGCCTTGAGTTAAAGACTTCAGGCTACGATGGGATAATAATTCGTGGAAAAGCAAAATCTCCTGTATATCTGTTGGTAAACGACGACAGCATTGAGATAAGGGATGCAAGTAAATACTGGGGAATGGGGGGAGTTGAGCTCCATAAAACCCTCCTAAAGGAAGTTCACGATGAGCTTAGAAGAAAGGAGAAACTTAGGGGAGTCCCAAAAGAGCCTGCAATGATGTATATTGGAAAAGGAGGCGAGAATAAAGTCAGGTTTGCTTCGATAATGGCTAAACTAATGCATGCTGCGGGCTATGGGGGCTACGGCGCGGTTATGGGAAGCAAGAACTTGAAGGCGATTCTCGTTAAGGGAAGCAAAGCTTTGCCCGAGGTTTACGACAAGGAGAAAGTTAAGGCCATGATTAGGGAGTTTTGGAATGATCTTTTCACGTTGACGACTTTTAGGGAGTGGGGCACTGGTGCTGGTGGCTATAGCGTTGGTAAAGACCGCTCAAGTGAGCCTATAAAGAACTGGCAAGAGGAGTATCACAATAATGACGAGATAAGTGTTGTTAACTTTGAGAACAGAGCATGGGTAAAGAAGTATTGGGCGGACTATGGGTGTCCTGTTAACTGCATGAAGATTTCTTACCTTAGGTATGGTCCCTATAAGGGCTCAATCACAGATGCTCCCGACTACGAGCTCATGGCATACATGGGAACGAATTTAGGAATTTTCGAGCCTGAAAAGATCGTCTATCTCTCATATCTAGTGGATGAACTGGGCTTAGATGGGATAAATGCTGGAAACATCTTGGGATTTGCAGCTGAGCTCTACCAAAGGGGCATTCTCACAAAGGAAGACCTTGGCTTTGAGCTGAAATGGGGAGATGAGAAAGCCTTTGCGAGGCTCCTTGACCTCATTGTGGAAAGGAAGGGCATTGGAGAGGTTCTAGCGGAAGGAACATACAGAGCAGCTTTAAAGATAAGCGAAATGAAGGGTGTTGATGTCCTTAAATATGCTGTTCACGTCAAAGGCATTGGCGTTGGAGCTCACGGGGTTAGGAGCGACCTCGACTATACCAAGGATATAAGCTATGCCGTTTCAGTGCAAGGAGGAGACCACACGGCAACGGCAGGACTTCCAGCGAGGAGCTATGAGGGCGAGCTCGTTAACACTTTCTATGACTCCGCTGTAATATGTATGTTCACAACAAAGCCAGGATTCGAGCGCATCTTGGAGTTTGGAAATGCAGTTACAGGCTTTAGCTTAACGGCCGAAAAGTGGCTTAACGAGGTCGGCCTTAGAATAATCCACCTCCAGAGGATACTCCTTCTCCTTGGAGGGCCAGATGCGTATTGGGATCCAAGAAAGGATGATGACAATCCGCCGAGGTTCTACGAACCACTTCCAAGCGGCATTGCAAAAGGCAAAGCCCCACGGAGAGAGGAGATTAAGCAGAAAGCTGAACAATACTATGAAGAAGTTGGTTACGATGAGAACGGCATTCCAAAGGAGGAGGTTCTGGAAGAGCTTGGTTTAGGAGATGCGAAAAGAGCGGTTGAGAAAATAAAGAAGCGTTTAGGCGTTTAACTTTCTTTTAACTTTTGGTTTTGGAAATCTTTAAAATCTCTTTGCTGAGCTTCTTTTGGTGAGCAAAATGTGGCGTGAAAAATTAAGGCAAGGAATTCTTGAAAATGATGAGATACTAATTGAGCTTACTATTGGCGGTGAATGTGGCGAGTGGCTTCCGAGCTTAGCTCTCTACGACAAGGAAAACGATGTTTGGTACTACTTTGACAACGATATTATGCCTGGGATGACGGAAGAGGAGGCTATGAGAAACGCGGTGGAGTTCTTTGAGAAGATGGTAGTCGGATTAGAGAAGCCCATATTAAAAGTCTCGCCTCTGAAGGAAGCACCAAAAGAAGTTTACGATAAGTTTGAGCACTTT from Palaeococcus pacificus DY20341 includes:
- the yjjX gene encoding inosine/xanthosine triphosphatase — its product is MRIAVGSTNPTKVKAVEEVMREFYDDVEVIPLEVDSGVGDQPIGIEKTVKGAINRAKEALKKADADLGVGIEAGLYEVPHTITGYMDVQFCAIIDKRGKITIGHGPGFEYPPYVVEKVLRDNVEVAIPMAELSGDKNIKKTTGAIGFLTRGRLLRKELNKLAVLMAMIPRINKGLYGDD
- a CDS encoding DUF835 domain-containing protein, translated to MASGLNPLILNVGRGLSLSIKLIASILLFHVYRRHQRRSALYLSIAWVSAAVSIFFDILQLDELNAFFEAFFATLLFYGVLKALEEEGIIAIFEELLVVSGTPLILTAYLLVLNIFVGFDGWMFAVGLPYAISGLFIFFSGVNVIRLVPFYARRAKFFAVSLILYGLHEMDYPILRPVEWFAPIGFSLGALFTILSAFAVLSLIFTEEFRSLKRTRGKVEVELKRGVMVITPKEYNELKEKLKEAPVLAFIRDIKNVPKEWDVYFVTTAKGDLKTVSPTSLAKIVELVHGYLREASKRGIGSVVLLDCLEYLLTYNDFNALAKFLSGLKDFSMLYGGTIILVTDPSAWDEREWMMLKRLLG
- a CDS encoding DUF116 domain-containing protein, which encodes MSLDNIIAKLASIGADLSTRNAVRMALSLVSEDEDLTDQIYVAIKNKAYKEDFSRVPVEKRAVFIPQCLRNVKECPAEFGKYGWECTKCGKCAIGDIIEYGEKLGYKQFYITPGGSLVKKVLKEKVPRGEIKAALGIACWPELAEANEKLSILKIPLQAVPLLRAGCINTIVDLEQVKEAMRLGLGEEASNVGVSANMSPTPTP
- a CDS encoding DMT family transporter, with the translated sequence MKKAELILLGITAIWGFTFPAMKVSLNYISPILFLAYRFGIASLLMLILFRSKVLKKETFYEGLVLGVTLFFGHGFQIVGLKYTSASNSAFITSLYVVFTPFIAYFLLHDKLKLRDFLSLGTAVLGLYLISGASLNFNRGDLLTVLCAISFAFQIVLVQKFGEKDYLSLAFWQIFWNFLFSLSYASILEGIAFPKTWEPWLGILYTGIFATVIAFTLQVKYQRETKAHKAALIYSSEPIFGHISAFITIKEILSAKGYLGALLILSAIWNEIRNDRD
- a CDS encoding 4Fe-4S dicluster domain-containing protein; its protein translation is MGEGVERVWILISPDKCSGCRLCEIACSLEHEGVIWPEASRIRIFELLPGINVPHTCVQCPDYPCVESCPTNALSVDESTGAVLVNEEKCIECGACVNACPGSIPRIPLGKGSVVICDLCGGSPKCVEVCHEAGHDALKLVKGNYRSIYRTFAKDPLEKSEDLTKKVFGGEF
- a CDS encoding aldehyde ferredoxin oxidoreductase family protein, whose product is MFGYTGKLIDVDLSKEKVNVVEIEEEALKKFYGGRGLGVYLLWKELGKNWEDIDPLGEENILLILTGPLTGYYPGIKTAVLSKSPESNGVVGSVLSSEVGLELKTSGYDGIIIRGKAKSPVYLLVNDDSIEIRDASKYWGMGGVELHKTLLKEVHDELRRKEKLRGVPKEPAMMYIGKGGENKVRFASIMAKLMHAAGYGGYGAVMGSKNLKAILVKGSKALPEVYDKEKVKAMIREFWNDLFTLTTFREWGTGAGGYSVGKDRSSEPIKNWQEEYHNNDEISVVNFENRAWVKKYWADYGCPVNCMKISYLRYGPYKGSITDAPDYELMAYMGTNLGIFEPEKIVYLSYLVDELGLDGINAGNILGFAAELYQRGILTKEDLGFELKWGDEKAFARLLDLIVERKGIGEVLAEGTYRAALKISEMKGVDVLKYAVHVKGIGVGAHGVRSDLDYTKDISYAVSVQGGDHTATAGLPARSYEGELVNTFYDSAVICMFTTKPGFERILEFGNAVTGFSLTAEKWLNEVGLRIIHLQRILLLLGGPDAYWDPRKDDDNPPRFYEPLPSGIAKGKAPRREEIKQKAEQYYEEVGYDENGIPKEEVLEELGLGDAKRAVEKIKKRLGV